TTGCATGGAACGCATTAAAAGTCGCTGGCGCAGCGCCGTGGCAATTCAATTTAAACGAGTGGCATAAGCGCAATCTGGCAAACTAGGGATTACCACTAATGCCGCACGTATGCATGTATATATCTGGTATCCGGAGTTCAGTGCATATATGCCAATGCTCCGGGAATGACTTTATCGGTACTCAATGGCTCAATTGTTGGACCAGCCTCTGTGACTTTCGCTCTCAGCCCTCTCGACACATATTCGCATATCCGCACATCCGCATATCCGCATCTGCCAGAAGAGCCAGCGGCAAGGGCACTTCGAGTGCAGTCAGTTCAGGTCGAGTGGTCATTAAGCGGGATCGATGGGTTGGCATATGGTCACCGTAGCTTGAAGAGCTTGAAGAGAGTTAAAGGACGTATGCAACATGGGTGCAATTATGTGTCCAcgatttgatttaatttgtaCTTAAAACCTTTGACTATACTTGGAGTACACTCACATACCCATGAAGCGCTTATTATACCCAACCTTTCCGTTATAACTTGAACTTTTAGTTCAGAAAGATGCATTCAGACATCTATGGATTGCTTAGGCTTTAATAGTTATTTTGTTTGGACTTTAAACACGAAACTCTTAAACTTCACTTCACATGACTATGGATTAAACTTCCATTAAGAGTGTCCTTTGTTTGCTGGAAGTTAAAGCCCAGACACAAGAAGATTTGGCTACGCTTCAATTCACTTCACCCGAGTTTGGCTGCGAAATTGGCATATAAGTGGTTGAGCGACTAACAGGGAATATCAAAAATATTGCCATAAAATATGCCAAGACAAGCGCCGCAGCCCTATCCGCATCCGCATacacatccgcatccacatccacatccgcatgCTGAACCACAAGCAGTGCAGATACGAGTTCCAGCGTCTTGACAGCCAGCGATTGACATGGAAAGGAGTTGGGGTAGGGGCACTAAACTGGGGTTCCGTTGGAGACAAGgtaatgaaaaatatttccatattGCAAATAAAGTCAGCTTGCCAACGTGGCAACCCTAAAACCTATTTCTTAACCCTTGTCGACAGggcgcaggacgaaggacgaagtGCGAGGAGTGGCCCTCCTTTacctgctgctgatgctgctgctgccgttcgttggcttttgttttggcaGCCTGGCATATTTCAATTTGGGACTCAGGACGACGGGGCCCGAAGTTTATGCAAATTCATTTCAAGTTTCCTGACGCAACAGCATTATCAAGCGCAGGACTGGCGACCTCCGACCTCCGAACTCCGACCTGCAACGCCCGGccacgacgatgatgatgccGATGATGGAGATGTTGCACTTGTGcacacgtacatatatatgtatgtacatacttaCTCCACTTACTTGTTGACCTGCTGCCTGCCTGGCTCTGTGCCAGGACGCAGTTGTTGTCCGCAAGTGTCGGCATTTGTATTATTACAATTATTACGTCGATGTGCACGGCTTCCCTTTGTGGCGGTTGCTTCACGTGTGTTTGCCTGTTTGCGGTCGGCAGTCAGTAGTTGCTGCACTCGAGTCCAGcacggcgtatacgcaattaGCCATATTGGTCAATATTAGTTACGCGCAATTTCGCGGTCCTGGCCATCATTAGCTTTGTGCATTGGCGCTCGGCAGTGGGCTCGGTGCCATCAAATATGTGCTTATCCAGCGGATATATATTGACCCAAGGGAATGATCCAGGCGCTGTGAGTTTGCGACTcgcttctattttttttttaattaagtttggagCTGGCAAAGTTTTGCCTTGGCTTAAACAATGGCCGGCCACTCGAGACTTGTTTTCTTTGTTGGCAGCCACCCTGCCCAGCAAGCAGTGCATAACTTGATTAAATTTCACTCCTTCCCGGCGACTGCAGCCATAAACCACGCTCGTTTAATTTCAATCCAAAGTCTAAGCAGTAACAAGAGccaattcaataaaaattaaaaaggaaaGCTACTGAGGTGGGTGGTGGAAGGGGTTTGGGGATGGGGCAGGGGAAGCAAGGGGCTTACCGAATGAAAGGGATGAAGCAATCACAGGAAAGCGGCAAATAAACTTGAAGAAAATTAAAAGTGGCAGCCAAGAGAAGCAGACGAAGCACACTGAAGTTGCCATCCAACTTTGATGGAGGCAGTGGAAGGATGGGGCAAGGACCACGGCCTCGATGGTGAAACGGGTTGGGAGCGGGCGGGATGGCGTTCAGAGGTCCCGGAAACGTATCGACTTAATTGAACAAATCGCAGTAAACGAGCCgtaaatttttaatatgttTCGGTTTGCGTAAATAAAAGCTGACGCAAACTTCCTTTGGCAAAGGACTACCGCAAACGGAAGAGAGATCGAGTCCGAGTTCGTTTAGGTAATCGATTGCGTCAGTGAAGCCTGGCCAaattaataaatcaaataaacgcCGAGTGGAAACGGGCCGAGGTAAGCTCATTCAATTAGCAACTAGCTCCTGCTCCAGGCTCACTTAATTACTTCTGACGTCTGCTGACTGATTAAAACACAAGGCCTGGGCTAGCAAAAACACAGCATTACCGGACCCGGAATCTGACTCGAACCCGTACCCGGACCCGTACCCGGACACTCCGGACTACGTCCGACTTTAAGCTTTGACATTTCGGCATTAGCCGGAGGGGCAGGAACAATATTTTCTTTGCCCAGTCTAGCGCAAGTCGATGTGTCTGGGCTGCTGGTTTATTTGCCTTGGATTTTTCCTTTTCTGCTTGGAACTCAAGTGTTAATCCAGCCAGCTGGCCAGACATCCGGCTAACCGGAAtactgtttttgttttcagacATCACTCTTCCAGTCTCCTTGCATTATAGACATCTCTGGGCACTGGCTACCGGCTAATCCCGAAGAATCTGAACGTGATCTCGCATTGATCAGTGGCACGAGATATATGTATCTCACATACGCGGAAAAGCGGAAACGGATATGTAAGCGAAGCGTAAAAAATGCCCGACTGCGACTGCGGGTCGAATTGTCATTGTAATAGTAATTTATTGTTTGCAAAACTTTGCCAGCAGCTCGCACATGTCGACACCAGCAGTGGGAGGCGAGGAAAAAGCTGGGCTGAGATGGAGAAAAATGGCTGTGGGACAGCGTTTGACATTTGACATATGCGAGTCGTTTGACATACAAGCAAATTACATGGAACTATTTGTCTTGTCGGCTAAATCGCATAAGCTGCGAGCGGAATCCGGAATGCGGCCACATAGCTAAAACCGAGCTGAGATCTAGCATCTTTGCATGGCAAACATATTGAGTGGCatacggggcgtatgcgtaatgttcCAAGAGCTATCCGAGGCGTTTGGGCAGTGTAAGTGTTTTACgaggcgtatgagcaatgtgTTTAATGCTTATGGCAGGCACAATCGGCCAATCTGTACAGGCAATTCATAATTAACCAGCAGTGTGCGGCGCCGcacacggggcgtatgagcgaTGCGTTGCACTTGGCCGACCAAGCCAAGTCATTCAAAATGTCCGGCACATTTTGCCGGCGCAACTTTTCCCATTGTTTGGAtgttttcgttgttgttgtgctgcattttgcattaagttaaatgttttaattaaaatgggaaaacttttCCAATTACGGGTTGGACCGCATAAAAATTATCAATTCAAAAGCTGTGTTTTTAATTTCGCTCTACTTTTTTTCGGCAGCACATTACCGTAAATGTGCCTCTTCTCGGGCACTGTGACTGTGACTGCCTCGCCGGCTGTCACAGTCCGCGTCACTGTGAAGTTCCTTATTGCGAAAGGCAAATTAATTAGGTGCAAAAAGCGGCAGGAGTGTTGGCAAAACTTTCATAAACTCGGTAAGCTTGCTAATTGCATCAGAGAGCGTGTTTAACTTTCGAAAACTGTAACTTAAACGAGGCTAATTAGTTGAAGCACAGTCAGCTTTAAGCTCGCAGGAAATTTCGGGCTTGGTAAGAAAACTGCAtcgataataataataataataatgataatgacCAAGGAGAAGGCATGTGCATGGCTGTGCATTCATAACAGTCCTGGCAAAAAGGGTCCTTCCTGTTTCGTCCTGCACTCGCTCACCTGGCGCAGAGATTAAGTTTATGTGGCGCCGTGTCGTTCATGTGATTAAGTCTCGGTCGCACTGCAAATTGCTGGAGGAAGCCGTGCGCTTTCGTTGCAATTAAGCCGCAACTGCCACATAATGATAAAAAGAGGGACCTCCTGGCATAAAGGAGTGGCGACTGgcgagggggggggggggggggggacgGGGTCAAAGGAGGGAGAGCTCTGTGATGGACTGCGTTTTAAGCCTGCCTGCCCCAACGAATCCACTCTCTCGCTAGTTACGGCCAAGATTGCTGCCAGTCCCCACGggctttattttctttttattttgcatgTGGCACAAGGACACTTTTGGCTTTCTAACTGGGTTACCGCCATCGTTATGGCCCGTGAAAATTAAAGCCATCGCCTGGTGGCGGCTTAAATGCCTCGACTCAATTGTCAGGCATAAAGGCAATGTTGCCAACTTTTGATTGCTTTGCAGCAGCTAGCATATGTGTCGTCGAAAGTTTTAATAAGCAACCAAGTTGGTGGCACATTTTCGCCAACTCGAGCAACTCGATCTCAATTCCCACGCACCTGAACCATCCGCACTGGCCCGGCCTTAATAATAATTAGCACTCAGCTCCCGTTGCTGGCCATTTGGCATTCTGGCGTGGTCAAGAGCCATCCTGCATTGCAGTTCTGGCCGTGACGTGGCACGGAATGTGTTATATATAGTACTCGTACTGGCTGAAATCTGCGCCTGTGTTTCAAGATTTCGCTGCCCATTTATCAGCCAAGAATGCGCTGAAAGTTTTTCCCATCCCTTCTCCActataatttttttcattttgttgcattttttttctgttttttgattttttcccaGCTTGCAGTGAATTCTTTTTATGCTGCTCGTtcttttttcactttttggtGGGCAAATGGTAACGGGTTTTAACGGATTTGGCTCGGGGAGAAGGCTGCGCATTGCACAATTTTAGAGAGATGCCTTTTTCGGTTCGCTTTGGTGGCAGAGCAACGTGCAGATTTATTGCATTCAACTTTCGTGTGACTTTCACAACAAACTTTTATGTCTTGAAACTTTTCAAGTTTACTTAAGCAACAAAAGTTTGTCCTCGCCCATTCAGATTTTTCCCATTCTCGTCGAATTTATTGCCAAAAACACAGGCGCCCAGGCTTAAGCGTAGCCCGAAATGAAGTGTTGGTAATATGCCATGAATTATGCGCATTAAATTTTTCAGTGTGTGCCATAAAAGTTTGCGGTTTTTCCGCTGATTCCCGCTAATGAGGCGATGATGCGTGTGGAGTACGCGTCTGCATCCGGCGGAAATGGGTCTCTCGATTGTCCTCGTAAATCATTCGATTGGCAAGGCGAAATATCGATTTACTGCCATTGCTACAGCGGGCATGGCTAGCAAAGCTCGCATtagaattattaaaattcctgCTGtggtttcttctttttttttgcccacatgccactgccacacacacacaaaacccACAACCACTCCGTGCCGAAGTATCATGTATAGGTATGGCTTTCACTTGGCTGACTGTGCCATTtggcaaattaaaaatattgccACAGGGGCGGAAGGGGCGCGCCGCACGCTGCTCGACtggcaaaaaaagaaagaagatgaagaaataataaaaacgtaACCAGAGTGGAAGTGGCAGCCACAACAGTGGCAACAAAAATGAGCAAACATACCATATTTATGCCAAACAAAATCAATATCGAAAGTGGCACACAAAAACTGAAAAGCAGGAAGCGGAAATTTCAGAGCAGGCGAGTCAGATGTTTGAAATATTAGCCAGACCCAAATATTTTCGCGGTGCTCCATATCACCCAGCATTCGATTCATATCTTCTattcaaatggaaaatttaatgAAAGTTGTGGAAAGTTACATCCAAAACAGTGAGCTATGGATTTAGGTCGTTCGGTAATGTTGTGCTTCTCTtacaaatttaaacaaatatgcATTTCCTTCACTAGAGAGAGAGATTCTCATACGGATGTtcataaatgttttttatataaaatgcTGACTGAAgtacttaaacaaattaaatacgTTCGTCCCTTCCACTTGCGATCAATCAGCCAACTTAATAGTGAATCGCATCGATACTGAACATTGAAGTCTGTTTCCAAAGTAACTGCCAAGCCATTTAAGTGCaggaaattgaattttgaaatgCTCTCATCGAACGCTGGATGGATGATACGAATCTGTGGCAACAACTTGTTGTTGGAGTCGGGAGCGTCCCTTCAGTGGCTTCGTCCTTTTCAATTAGGAGCACTCATCTCGACAATTTCCCGTTCGTTTGGAGCAGGGCGGAAATTATGGCACGCCCATTTTAATCATTCGCCATTTCCGGTGCACAAATACACCGTCGAATATGTCGAGCTAACGAAACTAACGAATCTCCGCCAGGATCTCGATCTGCAGAGCTGGCAAAGTTTCGCAGGGCAATTTGAGCATCCCACCTGGCAGGCTGCTGAGTTAGTTGGTTGGTCAAAATGGTGGCAGGCCAGGGATTTTGGCCTCTTTCAGGACAGCGCTAATTGCACTCCTTAACAGGGTGAAGGTGGCTGAAATGGAGGTTATTCGAAACAGGGGGGCGGAGTGCGACAAATTCCGTGGGCACAGAAACCACGCAAAATTTATggtttcaattaaaagtttcACCATTTCCGTTCATTTGCGGCACAAACAAGCAGCCAGCGGCAAGTGGCAGGCTGCCCCACTTGGTAGGTTAAGAGGGAAACCGATGGGGAACGCAATACGGTAATGAGCCTGGACAAAAGCAGGCCCCCAAAAAACTTGTTACTTTTGCAGCTCAGCGCTTAGGAAATGGACAAAGTTTTGACCATCCGGCCggcaataaaaatgtgaattaTGAGAAATTTCTAGCTGCAACTGACTGCTTCCACTtgtgccaaaaataaaatactgCTCATCAATCGGGTAGTTTTTTTTTCCCTTAAGAGCATTATATTTGAAACCCCAAATATTTGGATATTTCCAAAGTAAGATTCATATTCATGCTTTATTTGCCTGAAGGCCATACTCGATACTGGATCTTCGGTGGGCTGCGTACCGCGTAGTTGTCTACCACCATAAGTATCCAGTCGATAAAGCTTGATATCCGGGTATAAACCCCAGGACTGCTGCACAATGAGCTTCCAAAACTGACGATTCCTAGTTGCACGTACCGCAGGGATCCATCCATGTACACCGGATGAATCAATGGACCTCCAGAGTCGCCCGCGCACGTATCCCCGTCCGGATGTCCGGCGCAAATCTGGCTCTCGGTTACATTCACCCAAAGCATATTGTAACACTCGGATGCGCTGAGTTCGTTTAACTCTACGGTTCTAAGAACCTTTGAAAATGTCTCGTTTTCTGTTCTTCCCCAGCCAGCAGCCTTGTAGGTTTTGACATTTGGCACTTTTGTCAGATCCGTGATAATGCAAATGGGCCTGATAACAGCTTTGTGAGATAACTTCTTAGAAAATTACTTTTTGAAGAAGAATTGGTGTGCCCAAATTACCGTTAAACTTCACTTGTGGTTGTATACGAAGTATGCCTATATCGTTACTATAATTGTTAGTTGTAAAGTACTTGTTCCGAAAGGCCTTGGTCACCGCAAAATACCTTGATGAACTGTGTTCTCCAAGACGCACGGCACtaaattaatgaaaatttaaCATGAGAAAGATATTTCTGTTGGTGTTGAATAGAACTCACAGTATCTGATCTCTTTCGATGCAATGGGCTGCACTCAAAACGAATTCTGCAGGAAAATTCAAGAGTGAAATGAAAACTGAACCTATCAAATCTTTATGTCTTACGTTTGTGAATGAGTGTTCCGCCGCATACGAGCTCAGCTTCTTCCTTATCATtatatttgaatatatatgCCATCCAAGGATTGGTTCCGTTTTCTGCAATCTGGCCATGCATTATTTTTGGGCTAATGCCAGGGTAGCCACAATTCGGTTCAAGGAACTGTGACATAGCACCCGGCCAGAGCAAAATTAACTTGAAAATCGTGAAAATAACCAGCTGAGTCACAAACATTACTTCTCTTGTTCAGCATACGCAGTGTACTGGTGGCTCTTTCATCGAACTCATTGGTAATAATCTCGCATTATTAGCTTATCAGCAAATAAATgctgtgaaaaaaattatacaaatcaTTTATTATTGTAGAAGATGCTTGCACTTCGCTTCTTTAATTGTGTAATGTAAATATTCTGATAAGTTGTTCTCTTTTCAGCTCCAATTGCACTGACTA
This genomic interval from Drosophila mauritiana strain mau12 chromosome 2R, ASM438214v1, whole genome shotgun sequence contains the following:
- the LOC117136686 gene encoding CLIP domain-containing serine protease B15-like isoform X2, encoding MHGQIAENGTNPWMAYIFKYNDKEEAELVCGGTLIHKQFVLSAAHCIERDQILAVRLGEHSSSRYFAVTKAFRNKYFTTNNYSNDIGILRIQPQVKFNAVIRPICIITDLTKVPNVKTYKAAGWGRTENETFSKVLRTVELNELSASECYNMLWVNVTESQICAGHPDGDTCAGDSGGPLIHPVYMDGSLRYVQLGIVSFGSSLCSSPGVYTRISSFIDWILMVVDNYAVRSPPKIQYRVWPSGK
- the LOC117136686 gene encoding CLIP domain-containing serine protease B15-like isoform X1; the protein is MFVTQLVIFTIFKLILLWPGAMSQFLEPNCGYPGISPKIMHGQIAENGTNPWMAYIFKYNDKEEAELVCGGTLIHKQFVLSAAHCIERDQILAVRLGEHSSSRYFAVTKAFRNKYFTTNNYSNDIGILRIQPQVKFNAVIRPICIITDLTKVPNVKTYKAAGWGRTENETFSKVLRTVELNELSASECYNMLWVNVTESQICAGHPDGDTCAGDSGGPLIHPVYMDGSLRYVQLGIVSFGSSLCSSPGVYTRISSFIDWILMVVDNYAVRSPPKIQYRVWPSGK
- the LOC117136686 gene encoding vitamin K-dependent protein C-like isoform X3, with the protein product MFVTQLVIFTIFKLILLWPGAMSQFLEPNCGYPGISPKIMHGQIAENGTNPWMAYIFKYNDKEEAELVCGGTLIHKQFVLSAAHCIERDQILAVRLGEHSSSRYFAVTKAFRNKYFTTNNYSNDIGILRIQPQVKFNGPFALSRI